CAAATTCTGAAAACTATCACTGCCCATAATGATGGCAAATTCCTGTGTAGGAAACTTTTCGCCAAGATAAGCCAGCGTATCAACGGTATAAGAAGGACGCGGTAACGAAAATTCTATGTTGCTTGCCCGCAGCCTTGGCTCATCTTTTATTGCCAGTTCTACCAGGTGAAAGCGATCATGCTCATTGAGCAGTGCAGACGAGGGTTTCAATGGATTCTGCGGAGAAACCACCAACCATACTTTATCAAGATCAGTATTGTACGCTACGTAACTGGCAATGATCAAATGCCCCGTGTGTATAGGATTAAAGGATCCAAAATACAAGCCTATTCTCATGTTTCATTGTATAAGTTGCCTATGGCTATACTAATAATGCGTGTAAAAATAGGGATTTCCGGTGAGAGCCGGAATGGGAACATACAAACAAGGTTTACTCCAATGGTTTGAATTGCTCAAATACCTGTCCGCAGGATTTACAATAATGGATAGCGCGGCAAAGTGTGGAACCAAAAGGTGAACGTAGATAGGTAGCCTCACTACCGCAATGCGGACAAGGTGTATGCAACATAATTTCTGCCCGTACCTCGCCTTCCAGTAATTGTGGCGGCGCTATACCAAAGGTTTTCAGCTTCTCTTTGGCGGCTTCTGTCATCCGGTTGCTCTGCCAGTGTACATTTTTATCTGTTGCTACGGTAACGGCTATACCGAGTTCTTTTTCTACAATTGTTTTGATATTCCGCTGTATATAGGTAACCGCCGGACAGGCAGCAAATGTGGGGATCATTTTTATAAGTACCGCTTCCGTTCCCGTCAGTTCTACCCCCGTAATCATACCCAGGTCAATAACACTTAATACCGGTATTTCCGGGTCCATCACATGTTCCAGGGAACGATACACCGCTTCTATCGAAATTGTTTGTGACATTTTTACCAGCTGGCCTCCGTATCCAGGTTAAATACTTCTCCCATTTCCTTTAACAAGGGTGACAGGTACTCCGTATGAATTCCCTGTCGCCCGCCATACACCGGCGAAATACTGCTCAGTTCCGGCAAATTAAGGGACGACTTCACCAGCACCGGATAAATACGATCCAGCCAGCGGCTATATAATTCCTTTTCGCCGGGATATACTTTCGCTGCTATCAGCGCATCTTCATATTCGGGTGACGTTTCGAAAATGCCTGCTGCCAGCGCAATCGTATTATGCAACGCGGCTTGCATACGGGCATGACTTTCTTCGCCCGCATTACTCAGCTGCATGATCCAGGCGTTTGCATGCAGGGTATGATATTTTAATTCCCCTTTCACTTTTTTACCGAGCTGCCGGAACGGCTCAAAGCTACTGTCCTGCAAACTTTCATACCTCACCGTTTCTGCCTGGTCAAACAGGAAATGCCGCATCAGGCTGAAATCATAAGCACCATTGGGCAGCTCTACAAGATGCGAACATCTATACGCATCTCCGGATCGCATAAAGGCGAAATGATCCGGATCACTACCGCCCAGGTCTTCCTGCAACACCCGGTACAACGCCCATGCATGGCCTATTTTATCCTGCGCCATGGAAGAAAAAGCAATGTCTTCTTCCATCACAGGACCCAGGCCGGTCCATTCGGAATTCCGGTGCCCCAGAATCAGTTCATCATCAGCCATTTTTATGATCAGATCTGTGAGTGCTGCGTTATGGATCATTTGGATTGTTTGAATTTGTTGATCTTCTCCATCACTTTAAATCCGCTGGCATCGCGGTAGGTTTTCTCCAGGTTGTTGGCAAACATATCTTCATCTTCTGTATCAAATGCCAGTATATCCGCACTCCTTACTACCCAGAGATTCACACATTTTTTCCGGCGGCCAAATTGTTCCTTTGCAAACACCAGTGCCAGTTGAGGATCCGGTGCGTGTACACAGCCAACATGTTCATGATGGGCGCCTCTTTTCTCCTGGTGAAAGACTTCATATATGTTCCAGTTCTCTCCGGCTGCTACTGTGATCACTTCTCCGGCTGCTCCCAGTTTCAATCTGTTTACGCGCGGATCTAAAGACTCGTTAGACATGAATGAATGAATTGGTTTTATTTGTTGAACCCTGAAAACCGTCACTAACGTACAGGGATATACGATATATAATTTATGCCACGGGCAATGCACGTTTTTCTGTAGGATCCATCAATGCCTTGCGTACCCAACGCCCATGTTCTTCTGCCCATTTACGCACCTGTAGCCGTTCTTCATTGCAAGGCCCGCCGCCATTGATCACCCGGAAAAATTCGTCCCAATCAGGATCTGTATATTCCCAGCGGCCGGTATCCGGATTTTTGCGCAGCGCCGGATCCGGTAATGTTAATCCCAGCTCCCATATTTTGGGCACATAGGAATCCAGGAACTGGTTGCGCATATCATCATTGCTGGCCATTTTCACCCGCCATTGCATCAGCTTTTCACTGTGCGTCGATTTTTTATCCGGCGGCCCGAAGAAGTGCATGATAGGCTGCCACCAACGATTCAATGCGTCCTGCAACATCTCCTTTTGGGCAGGTGTGCCGGTAGCCAGGTCTATAAGCGCATCATGCCCCTGTTTCAGGTGAAAGCTTTCTTCATAGCAGATACGCTCCAGCGCCCGGCAGTAAGGGCCGTAGGAGCCCTTGGCATTTGCTACCTGGTTTACGATGGCGGCTGCATCTATCAGGAAGCCGATCACGGTAACATCCGCCCAGGTTTTGGCCGGATAGTTAAATACATTGGAATATTTGGATTTGCCACTCAGCAGGTCGTTGATCATCGCTTCCCTGGATTTACCCAGGGTTTCTGCAGCATTGTACAGCAATTGCCCGTGGCCTATTTCATCCTGCACCTTTGCAATGAGCGCCAGCTTACGTTTGAAGCCAGGGGCGCGCGTAATCCAGGTACCTTCCGGTAAAGCGCCGATCACTTCAGAGTGTGCATGTTGTTCTATCAAACGGATCAGCTGTCTGCGGTATTCCACAGGCATCCAGTCGCCGGGTTCTATCTTTTCCCCCCTGGCAATACGATCCTCAAAAACAGCCAGCTTTTCCGGCTCATCGTGTAGCTGTTCTTCCCGCAACTGTTTTCCGTCTGGCTCGTCAAAAATATATCCGCCGCCGTACATAGTGGGATTGTTTTGGTTGAGAGTAAATTACGGAAAAAAGACCGTTTCCCGATGGAAAATGATTGTTAAAACCCGTTGTTCCGGCACCGGGAAAATGTTATAGAATGCACAAATTTTATCGTTTTTCAGCAGTCACCCCTCATTTTCGGTAATTTTAATCCTGTCGGTTTCCCGCTATGCAATTATCATCTGTTATACTATGTTTACTGTTATTGCCCTTCGGGCAGATGATGTCCTACGCGGTATTCTCTTCTCACAAAAAAATGACCGTTATTCAACTGGTTTTTGAAGACTATCATCAGCCGGATACAGCACAAACGGATACCATTTTTTACGCTGCGAAAAGAAAGCTACAGTGGGAAGATTTCCAGGGAAAGCCATCTCCATCAGGCCCCAGTGCGGCGGTAGCTTATACCAGCTTTGCCTATGAGGGCAACAGTCTCCTCCAGCACGACACCCTGAAAATTACCCTGTCGCTACAGGTTTTCTTCATAAAAAGTGCATCCTGGGTAAGACCGGAAGCCAAAAACAGCTACGCCCTGGCACACGAACAACTACATTTCGATATTACCCGGCTGGTAGTGGAACGGTTTAAACAAAAACTGCTGCAAACAGCCCTGAACCGGGACGACTATGACGGTGTTATACAATATCAGTACATCCAGTCGTTTAGGGAAATGAATCGCCTGCAATATGCTTTTGACCAGGATACCCGGCATGGAATGGACCCCGCCGCCCAAACCCGCTGGCGGGATAAGGTAAATGTAGGGTTGAAAAACAAAGGTGTAATGCCGGAAGAGCTTGGATTTGATTTATTTGGCGCCTTTCGCCCGCACTAGCTTCTACTGATTTTTCGTTTAATCATACCAGTTATATCTCCTAAATTAGCAACTATGCAACCAACCCACCCATACCGATGGCTATTGGCAGGCGTACTATTCGCCTTACTACTCCCATCCTGTAAAAAACGTGACACCCCTGCACCCCAGGGAACAGGCAATATCAATGACAGCATTTTCTTCATTTTTAAAGACATCTACCTCTGGACAGACGTTATCCCCGATTCCGCTACTTTCCGCCCTCACAGCTATTCCAGCACCAACACGATGTTCGAGGCGCTTACGCAGTTCAAGAAAAATGATGCCGGTGCCACACTGGACCGGTACAGCTTCCTGGACGATGGCACTACCTCCAGAGCCCTACAG
The Chitinophaga sp. MM2321 DNA segment above includes these coding regions:
- the paaA gene encoding 1,2-phenylacetyl-CoA epoxidase subunit PaaA; its protein translation is MYGGGYIFDEPDGKQLREEQLHDEPEKLAVFEDRIARGEKIEPGDWMPVEYRRQLIRLIEQHAHSEVIGALPEGTWITRAPGFKRKLALIAKVQDEIGHGQLLYNAAETLGKSREAMINDLLSGKSKYSNVFNYPAKTWADVTVIGFLIDAAAIVNQVANAKGSYGPYCRALERICYEESFHLKQGHDALIDLATGTPAQKEMLQDALNRWWQPIMHFFGPPDKKSTHSEKLMQWRVKMASNDDMRNQFLDSYVPKIWELGLTLPDPALRKNPDTGRWEYTDPDWDEFFRVINGGGPCNEERLQVRKWAEEHGRWVRKALMDPTEKRALPVA
- the nadD gene encoding nicotinate (nicotinamide) nucleotide adenylyltransferase, which codes for MRIGLYFGSFNPIHTGHLIIASYVAYNTDLDKVWLVVSPQNPLKPSSALLNEHDRFHLVELAIKDEPRLRASNIEFSLPRPSYTVDTLAYLGEKFPTQEFAIIMGSDSFQNLPRWKNYEHIIKNYPIYVYRRPGHEIKETFGAQLEILDAPMLDISATDIRKWIKEGKSVRYMVSDSVINYITENSYYR
- the paaD gene encoding 1,2-phenylacetyl-CoA epoxidase subunit PaaD, with protein sequence MSQTISIEAVYRSLEHVMDPEIPVLSVIDLGMITGVELTGTEAVLIKMIPTFAACPAVTYIQRNIKTIVEKELGIAVTVATDKNVHWQSNRMTEAAKEKLKTFGIAPPQLLEGEVRAEIMLHTPCPHCGSEATYLRSPFGSTLCRAIHYCKSCGQVFEQFKPLE
- a CDS encoding 1,2-phenylacetyl-CoA epoxidase subunit B — translated: MSNESLDPRVNRLKLGAAGEVITVAAGENWNIYEVFHQEKRGAHHEHVGCVHAPDPQLALVFAKEQFGRRKKCVNLWVVRSADILAFDTEDEDMFANNLEKTYRDASGFKVMEKINKFKQSK
- the paaC gene encoding 1,2-phenylacetyl-CoA epoxidase subunit PaaC, which gives rise to MIHNAALTDLIIKMADDELILGHRNSEWTGLGPVMEEDIAFSSMAQDKIGHAWALYRVLQEDLGGSDPDHFAFMRSGDAYRCSHLVELPNGAYDFSLMRHFLFDQAETVRYESLQDSSFEPFRQLGKKVKGELKYHTLHANAWIMQLSNAGEESHARMQAALHNTIALAAGIFETSPEYEDALIAAKVYPGEKELYSRWLDRIYPVLVKSSLNLPELSSISPVYGGRQGIHTEYLSPLLKEMGEVFNLDTEASW